Proteins encoded by one window of Cannabis sativa cultivar Pink pepper isolate KNU-18-1 chromosome 4, ASM2916894v1, whole genome shotgun sequence:
- the LOC115712974 gene encoding coiled-coil domain-containing protein SCD2 isoform X2, with protein sequence MDQRRTDSPVYARQWSSESNSTTGNSSPVMSPSRNRHVRSSSSSGISNIKRTQNFAAKAAAQRLAQVMASQTADDDDDDDGDLGFRYSAPPPLALSRNVNNGAKSSIPTSKTTRSPSPALARNFVEETTSVRSTSTGRQSVRTAPAPMVPPKTSLRTAVSMPPLEPPAKNSKHRLFSDSGPYSAKDSGDQRGASVLRDELDMLQEENENILDKLRTEEDKCEEAEARVRELEKQVAALGEGVSLEAKLLSRKEAALRQREAALKDAKQSKGGVDKEISSLRSELGNAKDAKEAVVQQLSGAESEVKALRSMTQRMILTQKEMEEVVLKRCWLARYWGLASKYGICADIAVTKYEHWSSLAPLPFEVVVSAGQKAKEESREKGGNDPEKRIKLVQDWNDLTGEGNIESMLSVEMGLKELASLKVEDAIVLALAQQRRPNSARLSISDFKSPGDPKFMEAIELSPEESEDVLFKEAWLTYFWRRAQVHGIEQEIAKERLQFWINRSAHSPTSHDAVDVEQGLMELRKLGIEHRLWEASRKEIDQDSTSTIAPKSTVQ encoded by the exons ATGGACCAAAGACGAACCGATAGCCCCGTCTATGCTCGTCAATGGAGCAGCGAGTCCAATTCCACCACTGGAAACTCCTCTCCGGTAATGTCACCGTCGCGTAATCGCCATGTTCGATCTTCCTCTTCCTCAGGGATCTCCAACATTAAGCGCACTCAGAACTTCGCCGCCAAAGCTGCTGCTCAGCGCCTTGCTCAGGTCATGGCCTCCCAGACGGCCGACGACGACGATGACGACGATGGTGACCTAGGATTTCGTTACAGTGCTCCTCCACCGCTTGCTCTCTCCAGGAATGTCAACAATGGTGCTAAATCATCGATTCCGACTTCGAAGACAACTCGATCTCCTTCTCCAGCG TTGGCTCGGAACTTTGTAGAAGAAACTACATCTGTACGATCCACCTCAACTGGAAGGCAATCAGTTCGTACAGCTCCAGCGCCCATGGTACCCCCAAAAACATCTCTAAGGACTGCGGTTTCTATGCCACCATTGGAGCCTCCCGCCAAAAACAGTAAACATAG ACTTTTTTCAGATTCAGGACCCTATAGCGCGAAAGATTCTGGAGATCAGCGTGGGGCATCTGTACTTCGTGATGAA CTTGATATGCTGcaagaagaaaatgaaaatattCTTGACAAG CTTAGAACTGAGGAAGATAAATGTGAGGAAGCAGAGGCCAGGGTTCGGGAACTTGAAAAACAG GTTGCTGCACTGGGGGAAGGCGTATCCTTGGAAGCTAAACTTTTGAGCAG GAAGGAAGCAGCATTGCGTCAAAGAGAG GCTGCACTTAAGGATGCAAAACAGTCAAAGGGTGGAGTAGATAAGGAAATTTCTTCCCTGCGTTCTGAACTTGGA AATGCAAAAGATGCGAAGGAAGCAGTTGTACAACAGCTTAGTGGAGCTGAATCTGAAGTAAAAGCTCTTCGATCAATGACACAAAGAATGATATTGACTCAGAAAGAGATG gAAGAAGTAGTTCTCAAGAGGTGTTGGCTTGCTCGCTACTGGGGCTTAGCTTCAAAATATG GGATATGTGCAGATATAGCTGTGACAAAGTATGAACATTGGTCTTCATTAGCTCCTCTTCCATTTGAAGTTGTTGTTTCTGCAGGACAAAAGGCCAAGGAGGAAAGTCGAGAAAAGG GTGGTAATGATCCTGAGAAGAGAATCAAGCTTGTTCAGGATTGGAATGATCTAACTGGAGAAGGAAACATTGAGAGTATGCTTTCAGTTGAAATGGGACTGAAGGAACTTGCTTCCTTAAAG GTTGAGGATGCTATTGTGCTTGCATTGGCCCAGCAGCGTCGCCCAAATTCTGCTCGATTATCCATTTCAG ATTTCAAATCACCTGGTGATCCAAAATTTATGGAGGCAATTG AGTTGAGCCCGGAGGAGTCAGAGGATGTTCTTTTCAAGGAG GCATGGCTTACATATTTCTGGAGAAGGGCCCAAGTTCATGGTATTGAGCAGGAAATCGCCAAAGAAAGACTTCAATTTTGGATAAACCGCAGTGCACACTCACCAACCTCACATGATGCTGTTGATG TTGAGCAAGGTTTAATGGAGCTCAGAAAATTGGGGATCGAGCACCGACTCTGGGAAGCGTCTCGCAAAGAAATCGATCAGGATTCCACTTCTACTATTGCACCAAAATCTACTGTCCAATGA
- the LOC115712974 gene encoding coiled-coil domain-containing protein SCD2 isoform X1, whose translation MDQRRTDSPVYARQWSSESNSTTGNSSPVMSPSRNRHVRSSSSSGISNIKRTQNFAAKAAAQRLAQVMASQTADDDDDDDGDLGFRYSAPPPLALSRNVNNGAKSSIPTSKTTRSPSPALARNFVEETTSVRSTSTGRQSVRTAPAPMVPPKTSLRTAVSMPPLEPPAKNSKHRLFSDSGPYSAKDSGDQRGASVLRDELDMLQEENENILDKLRTEEDKCEEAEARVRELEKQVAALGEGVSLEAKLLSRKEAALRQREAALKDAKQSKGGVDKEISSLRSELGNAKDAKEAVVQQLSGAESEVKALRSMTQRMILTQKEMEEVVLKRCWLARYWGLASKYGICADIAVTKYEHWSSLAPLPFEVVVSAGQKAKEESREKGGNDPEKRIKLVQDWNDLTGEGNIESMLSVEMGLKELASLKVEDAIVLALAQQRRPNSARLSISVSDFKSPGDPKFMEAIELSPEESEDVLFKEAWLTYFWRRAQVHGIEQEIAKERLQFWINRSAHSPTSHDAVDVEQGLMELRKLGIEHRLWEASRKEIDQDSTSTIAPKSTVQ comes from the exons ATGGACCAAAGACGAACCGATAGCCCCGTCTATGCTCGTCAATGGAGCAGCGAGTCCAATTCCACCACTGGAAACTCCTCTCCGGTAATGTCACCGTCGCGTAATCGCCATGTTCGATCTTCCTCTTCCTCAGGGATCTCCAACATTAAGCGCACTCAGAACTTCGCCGCCAAAGCTGCTGCTCAGCGCCTTGCTCAGGTCATGGCCTCCCAGACGGCCGACGACGACGATGACGACGATGGTGACCTAGGATTTCGTTACAGTGCTCCTCCACCGCTTGCTCTCTCCAGGAATGTCAACAATGGTGCTAAATCATCGATTCCGACTTCGAAGACAACTCGATCTCCTTCTCCAGCG TTGGCTCGGAACTTTGTAGAAGAAACTACATCTGTACGATCCACCTCAACTGGAAGGCAATCAGTTCGTACAGCTCCAGCGCCCATGGTACCCCCAAAAACATCTCTAAGGACTGCGGTTTCTATGCCACCATTGGAGCCTCCCGCCAAAAACAGTAAACATAG ACTTTTTTCAGATTCAGGACCCTATAGCGCGAAAGATTCTGGAGATCAGCGTGGGGCATCTGTACTTCGTGATGAA CTTGATATGCTGcaagaagaaaatgaaaatattCTTGACAAG CTTAGAACTGAGGAAGATAAATGTGAGGAAGCAGAGGCCAGGGTTCGGGAACTTGAAAAACAG GTTGCTGCACTGGGGGAAGGCGTATCCTTGGAAGCTAAACTTTTGAGCAG GAAGGAAGCAGCATTGCGTCAAAGAGAG GCTGCACTTAAGGATGCAAAACAGTCAAAGGGTGGAGTAGATAAGGAAATTTCTTCCCTGCGTTCTGAACTTGGA AATGCAAAAGATGCGAAGGAAGCAGTTGTACAACAGCTTAGTGGAGCTGAATCTGAAGTAAAAGCTCTTCGATCAATGACACAAAGAATGATATTGACTCAGAAAGAGATG gAAGAAGTAGTTCTCAAGAGGTGTTGGCTTGCTCGCTACTGGGGCTTAGCTTCAAAATATG GGATATGTGCAGATATAGCTGTGACAAAGTATGAACATTGGTCTTCATTAGCTCCTCTTCCATTTGAAGTTGTTGTTTCTGCAGGACAAAAGGCCAAGGAGGAAAGTCGAGAAAAGG GTGGTAATGATCCTGAGAAGAGAATCAAGCTTGTTCAGGATTGGAATGATCTAACTGGAGAAGGAAACATTGAGAGTATGCTTTCAGTTGAAATGGGACTGAAGGAACTTGCTTCCTTAAAG GTTGAGGATGCTATTGTGCTTGCATTGGCCCAGCAGCGTCGCCCAAATTCTGCTCGATTATCCATTTCAG TTTCAGATTTCAAATCACCTGGTGATCCAAAATTTATGGAGGCAATTG AGTTGAGCCCGGAGGAGTCAGAGGATGTTCTTTTCAAGGAG GCATGGCTTACATATTTCTGGAGAAGGGCCCAAGTTCATGGTATTGAGCAGGAAATCGCCAAAGAAAGACTTCAATTTTGGATAAACCGCAGTGCACACTCACCAACCTCACATGATGCTGTTGATG TTGAGCAAGGTTTAATGGAGCTCAGAAAATTGGGGATCGAGCACCGACTCTGGGAAGCGTCTCGCAAAGAAATCGATCAGGATTCCACTTCTACTATTGCACCAAAATCTACTGTCCAATGA